One stretch of Mustelus asterias chromosome 21, sMusAst1.hap1.1, whole genome shotgun sequence DNA includes these proteins:
- the utp11 gene encoding putative U3 small nucleolar RNA-associated protein 11 yields the protein MAAAFRKAQKSVQRSHRERSQLGFRKRLGLLEKKKDYKLRAQDYHRKRNTLKALRQKALDKNPDEFYYRMTSTKLQDGVHIIKQPREEVTEEQLKIMRTQDIKYVEMKRVAESKKIERLKSELHLLEADGKPPNKHIFFCVSRKEVKEFDLAKRLNTVPELLDRVYNRPTIETLQKEKIKGVTDPQTLEKLARQRKYQYAMLEQHIEREKKMFVVAQKMQTRKDLMDKTKKVKVKKETVNSPAIYKFKSQRKR from the exons ATGGCGGCGGCGTTCCGTAAGGCGCAGAAATCGGTGCAGCGGAGCCACCGGGAGCGCAGTCAG CTTGGATTCCGAAAGCGACTGGGTCTGTTGGAGAAGAAGAAAGATTACAAGCTCCGTGCACA GGATTACCATCGCAAAAGGAACACTCTAAAGGCATTACGTCAAAAGGCGTTAGACAAAAATCCAGATGAATTCTACTATCGAATGACCAGCACTAAACTCCAG GACGGAGTTCACATCATTAAGCAGCCGAGAGAGGAAGTCACAGAGGAGCAGCTAAAGATCATGCGAACACAAGATATTAAATATGTGGAAATGAAACGGGTCGCAGAGTCAAAG AAAATTGAACGACTCAAGTCTGAACTCCATCTTTTAGAGGCTGACGGAAAACCTCCCAATAAGCACATCTTCTTCTGTGTATCCAGAAAGGAAG TGAAGGAATTTGACTTGGCAAAGCGCCTCAATACAGTTCCAGAGCTGTTAGACCGAGTATATAACCGACCAACGATCGAAACCTTACAGAAGGAAAAAATTAAAGGAGTCACAGATCCCCAGACCCTCGAG AAACTTGCTCGCCAGAGAAAGTACCAGTACGCCATGCTGGAACAGCACATTGAGAGAGAAAAGAAGATGTTTGTAGTGGCCCAGAAAATGCAGACTCGCAAAGACCTCATG GACAAGACCAAGAAGGTGAAAGTGAAGAAAGAAACCGTAAACTCTCCGGCCATTTACAAATTCAAATCTCAGAGAAAACGCTGA